The following proteins are encoded in a genomic region of Pseudodesulfovibrio mercurii:
- the rpsE gene encoding 30S ribosomal protein S5, translating into MEQNESGLIEKIVYLNRVAKVVKGGRRFSFSCLVVVGDGEGGVGYGLGKANEVPEAIRKAGERAKKNMINVPLLDGTLPYEILGRYGAGRVMLKPASRGTGIIAGGPVRAIMEAVGVSDILTKAIGTNNPHNVLRATMAGLESLRSAEEISSLRGVSVSTPRK; encoded by the coding sequence ATGGAACAGAATGAAAGTGGATTGATTGAAAAAATCGTCTACCTCAATCGCGTCGCCAAGGTTGTCAAGGGTGGCCGCCGTTTCAGCTTCAGCTGCCTGGTGGTCGTCGGTGACGGTGAAGGTGGAGTCGGTTATGGCCTGGGCAAGGCCAACGAAGTGCCCGAAGCCATCCGCAAGGCCGGTGAGCGCGCCAAGAAGAACATGATCAATGTTCCTCTGCTGGACGGCACCCTCCCGTACGAGATTCTGGGACGCTACGGCGCGGGCCGCGTCATGCTCAAGCCCGCCAGCCGAGGCACCGGCATCATCGCCGGCGGTCCCGTCCGTGCGATCATGGAGGCCGTTGGCGTCAGCGACATCCTGACCAAGGCCATCGGGACCAACAACCCGCACAACGTGCTGCGGGCCACCATGGCTGGACTGGAGTCCCTGCGCAGCGCCGAGGAGATTTCCTCCCTGCGCGGCGTGTCGGTCTCCACTCCCAGAAAGTAG
- the rpmD gene encoding 50S ribosomal protein L30: MIKVKQIKSKISCKPHQVKILESLGLHRINQVKEHDDTPVIRGMVYKVRHLVEVTES; this comes from the coding sequence GTGATTAAAGTGAAACAGATCAAGAGCAAGATCTCGTGCAAGCCCCACCAGGTGAAGATCCTGGAGTCCCTGGGCCTGCACCGGATCAATCAGGTCAAAGAGCACGATGACACTCCCGTCATCCGCGGAATGGTCTATAAGGTCAGACACCTGGTGGAGGTTACCGAATCATGA
- the rplO gene encoding 50S ribosomal protein L15, with amino-acid sequence MRLHELYAFPEEYKNRKRIGRGSGSGWGKTATKGTKGQNSRSGGGVRPGFEGGQMPLARRLPKRGFKNPFREVYEAVNVGRLIAMFEGKDEITLADMYERGVVKDGAPVKVLGTGDVDKAVTIEAHRFSASAAEKIAQAGGTAKAIEA; translated from the coding sequence ATGAGACTTCATGAACTCTACGCCTTCCCGGAAGAATACAAGAACCGCAAGCGCATAGGCCGCGGCTCCGGCTCCGGCTGGGGCAAGACCGCCACCAAGGGCACCAAGGGCCAGAACTCCCGTTCCGGCGGCGGCGTCCGCCCCGGCTTCGAGGGCGGCCAGATGCCTCTGGCCCGGCGCCTGCCCAAGCGCGGATTCAAGAATCCCTTCCGTGAAGTATACGAAGCCGTGAACGTGGGCCGACTGATCGCCATGTTCGAAGGCAAGGACGAGATTACCCTGGCCGACATGTACGAGCGCGGCGTCGTCAAGGACGGCGCTCCGGTCAAAGTGCTTGGCACGGGTGACGTTGACAAGGCCGTGACCATCGAAGCCCATCGCTTCAGTGCGTCCGCTGCCGAGAAGATTGCCCAGGCCGGCGGTACCGCCAAGGCCATTGAAGCATAA